In one window of Burkholderia sp. NRF60-BP8 DNA:
- a CDS encoding ornithine decarboxylase, whose translation MSLLKIAVEPALIGAFLTTHEQVDVFQTDFTNIAAIVVGIDSAEKVLKTVERTGFAIPFFVAVEPDQEVPPSVLPRASGVIQLRHGGRHYYGRQISAAADIYSENLLPPFFKVMREYVQRGYVEFDCPGHQGGQFFSNHPLGRMFFDFFGETLFRADLCNADVRLGDLLIHEGPALEAQRNAARIYNADKTYFVLNGTSTSNKVVTSALLAPDDLVLFDRNNHKSVHLGALVLSGARPVYLETARNAWGLIGGVDSAALGEARIRDAIRDVAPERADLPRPFRLAVIQLGTYDGTIYNAREIVDRIGHLCDYILFDSAWVGYEQFIPMMQDCSPLMLTLGPDDPGIFVTQSVHKQQAGFSQTSQIHKKDSHIEGQKRFCDHRRFNNAYMIHASTSPFYPMFAALDVNAQMHAGPAGKRLWRDCVAHGVDARKLLLKTCRQIRPFVPQQIDGRPWADYPTEQIVDDLRFFRFHPADAWHGFEGYADDQYFVDPCKLLLTTPGIDRDTHEYAPFGAPAPILARYLREHGVVPEKADLYTILFLLTPSESFGKLQHLVAHLAQFERHLDQDTPLREAIPSLCEAYPELYGTMRLRQLCQRMHDFYRSHDMKHLQKQMFRRAQFPKQAMLPQAANAELIRNNVELVTLDRIAGRIATEGALPYPPGIFCVVPGEVWGGPALDYFRALEAGINALPGFEPEIQGVYLQTKPDGTRQASAYVVAAGADASRL comes from the coding sequence GTGAGCCTGTTGAAAATCGCAGTCGAGCCGGCGCTGATCGGCGCCTTCCTCACCACGCACGAACAGGTCGACGTATTTCAGACCGATTTCACGAATATCGCGGCAATCGTCGTCGGAATCGATTCCGCGGAAAAGGTGCTGAAAACCGTCGAAAGAACCGGTTTCGCGATTCCGTTCTTCGTCGCGGTCGAGCCCGACCAGGAAGTGCCGCCGTCGGTCCTGCCGCGCGCGAGCGGCGTGATCCAGCTTCGGCACGGCGGCCGCCATTACTACGGCCGGCAGATTTCCGCCGCCGCCGACATCTACAGCGAGAACCTGCTGCCGCCGTTCTTCAAGGTCATGCGCGAATACGTGCAGCGTGGCTACGTCGAATTCGACTGCCCGGGCCACCAGGGCGGCCAGTTCTTTTCGAATCATCCGCTCGGCCGAATGTTCTTCGATTTCTTCGGCGAAACCCTCTTTCGCGCCGATCTCTGCAACGCGGACGTCCGGCTCGGCGACCTGCTGATCCACGAAGGGCCCGCGCTGGAGGCGCAGCGCAACGCCGCACGCATCTACAACGCGGACAAGACCTACTTCGTGCTGAACGGCACGTCGACGTCGAACAAGGTCGTCACGAGCGCGCTGCTCGCGCCCGACGATCTCGTGCTGTTCGACCGCAACAACCACAAGTCGGTGCACCTCGGCGCGCTCGTGCTGTCCGGCGCGCGGCCGGTCTATCTCGAGACCGCGCGCAACGCGTGGGGCCTCATCGGCGGCGTCGACAGCGCGGCGCTCGGCGAGGCGCGCATTCGCGACGCGATCCGCGACGTCGCGCCCGAGCGCGCCGACCTGCCGCGCCCGTTCCGGCTCGCGGTGATACAGCTCGGCACCTACGACGGCACGATCTACAACGCGCGCGAAATCGTCGACCGGATCGGCCATCTGTGCGACTACATCCTGTTCGATTCGGCGTGGGTCGGCTACGAACAGTTCATCCCGATGATGCAGGACTGCTCGCCGCTGATGCTGACGCTCGGCCCCGACGATCCCGGCATCTTCGTCACGCAGTCGGTGCACAAGCAGCAGGCCGGCTTCTCGCAGACGTCCCAGATCCACAAGAAGGACAGCCACATCGAAGGCCAGAAGCGCTTCTGCGATCATCGGCGCTTCAACAACGCGTACATGATCCACGCGTCGACGAGCCCGTTCTACCCGATGTTCGCGGCGCTCGACGTCAACGCGCAGATGCACGCGGGCCCGGCCGGCAAGCGCCTGTGGCGCGACTGCGTCGCACATGGCGTCGATGCGCGCAAGCTGCTGCTGAAAACCTGCCGCCAGATCCGCCCGTTCGTCCCGCAGCAGATCGACGGCCGCCCGTGGGCCGATTACCCGACCGAGCAGATCGTCGACGACCTGCGCTTCTTCCGCTTCCATCCGGCCGACGCGTGGCACGGCTTCGAAGGCTATGCGGACGACCAGTATTTCGTCGATCCGTGCAAGCTGCTGCTGACCACGCCCGGCATCGATCGCGATACGCACGAATACGCGCCGTTCGGCGCACCGGCGCCGATTCTCGCGCGCTATCTGCGCGAGCACGGCGTCGTGCCCGAGAAAGCCGACCTGTACACGATCCTGTTCCTGCTCACGCCGTCGGAGAGTTTCGGCAAGCTGCAGCATCTGGTCGCGCACCTCGCGCAATTCGAGCGTCATCTCGACCAGGACACGCCGCTGCGCGAAGCGATTCCATCGCTGTGCGAAGCATATCCGGAGCTGTACGGCACCATGCGCCTGCGGCAGCTGTGCCAGCGCATGCACGATTTCTACCGCAGCCACGACATGAAGCATCTGCAGAAGCAGATGTTCCGGCGCGCGCAGTTCCCGAAGCAGGCGATGCTGCCGCAGGCCGCGAATGCCGAGCTGATCCGCAACAACGTCGAACTCGTCACGCTCGACCGCATCGCAGGCCGGATCGCGACCGAAGGCGCACTGCCCTATCCGCCCGGTATCTTCTGCGTGGTGCCGGGTGAAGTGTGGGGCGGCCCGGCGCTCGACTACTTCCGCGCGCTCGAAGCCGGGATCAACGCGCTGCCGGGCTTCGAGCCGGAAATCCAGGGCGTGTACCTGCAGACGAAGCCGGACGGCACCAGGCAGGCCTCGGCGTACGTGGTCGCGGCCGGCGCGGACGCGTCGCGCCTGTAA
- a CDS encoding Orn/Lys/Arg decarboxylase N-terminal domain-containing protein produces the protein MNTSVGGIRRLGMRALLVDDEIAQETATGRAVRTLSAELAQRGIDVLTATSADDAIVLIRSDPSIQCVLLDWDLGVDGHGPSEAVVDAIRHRNGSVPIFLLADRSVASSVPAAVMGKVDDFVWLLEDTADFIGGRIHASIERYRSTVLPPMFGALAKFSRVYEYSWHTPGHTGGTGFLKSPVGRAFFEYFGESLFRSDLSISVGELGSLLDHSGPIGESERYAARVFGAHRTYHVTNGSSTSNRIILMASVSRDQIALCDRNCHKSAEHAMTMSGAIPTYLVPTRNRYGIIGPIAAERLTQTAIREAIASNPLAAGLADRQPKHAIVTNSTYDGLCYNVTRVEELLGASVDRLHFDEAWYGYARFNPIYRDRHAMHGDPRDHHADRPTVFATQSTHKLLTALSQASYIHVRDGRSPIPHGQFNETFMMHASTSPNYAIIASNDVAAAMMDGPGGAALTRESIEEAVAFRQMIARMNGEFGAKGDWFFECWQPDTVLEARTGRTLPFHDAPPELLASDPACWVLRPGAQWHGFGNVEDGYCMLDPIKVSIVTPGVAPAGGLMPVGIPASVVTAYLDARGIVVEKTTDFTILFLFSIGITKGKWGSLVSALCDFKRDYDANLPLDMAIPSLAKAHGSRYAGMGLKDLADTMFAAMEQLGTTRLMSEAFSILPKPEMSPVRAYEHLVQGRIEQVTLDELAGRTVATGVVPYPPGIPLLMPGENAGPAGGPVLGYLKALEAYDRRFPGFAHDTHGVEVEDGTYRVYCLTA, from the coding sequence ATGAATACTTCTGTCGGCGGCATTCGTCGTCTGGGCATGCGTGCGCTACTGGTCGACGACGAAATCGCGCAGGAAACCGCAACCGGGCGCGCGGTCCGCACGCTGAGCGCGGAGCTCGCGCAACGCGGTATCGACGTGTTGACGGCCACGTCCGCCGACGATGCCATCGTGCTGATCCGCTCCGATCCGTCGATCCAGTGCGTGCTGCTCGACTGGGATCTCGGCGTGGACGGCCACGGGCCGTCCGAGGCCGTGGTCGACGCGATCCGGCATCGCAACGGCAGCGTGCCGATCTTCCTGCTGGCCGACCGCAGCGTCGCGTCGTCGGTACCGGCCGCGGTGATGGGCAAGGTCGACGATTTCGTGTGGCTGCTCGAGGACACGGCCGACTTCATCGGCGGGCGCATTCACGCGTCGATCGAACGCTATCGCTCGACCGTCCTGCCGCCGATGTTCGGCGCGCTCGCGAAGTTCTCGCGCGTCTACGAATACTCGTGGCATACGCCCGGTCACACCGGCGGCACCGGCTTCCTGAAATCGCCGGTCGGCCGCGCGTTCTTCGAATACTTCGGCGAATCGCTGTTCCGCTCGGACCTGTCGATCTCGGTGGGCGAACTCGGCTCGCTGCTCGACCACTCGGGCCCGATCGGCGAAAGCGAGCGCTACGCGGCGCGCGTGTTCGGCGCGCATCGCACGTATCACGTGACGAACGGCTCGTCGACGTCGAACCGCATCATCCTGATGGCGAGCGTGAGCCGCGACCAGATCGCGCTGTGCGACCGCAATTGCCACAAGTCGGCCGAGCATGCGATGACGATGTCGGGCGCGATTCCGACCTACCTCGTGCCGACGCGTAACCGCTACGGGATCATCGGGCCGATCGCCGCGGAGCGCCTCACGCAAACGGCCATCCGCGAGGCGATCGCGTCGAACCCGCTCGCGGCCGGGCTGGCGGATCGCCAGCCGAAGCACGCGATCGTCACGAACTCGACGTACGACGGCCTCTGCTACAACGTGACGCGTGTCGAGGAGCTGCTCGGCGCGAGCGTCGACCGGCTGCACTTCGACGAGGCGTGGTACGGCTACGCGCGTTTCAATCCGATTTACCGCGACCGTCATGCAATGCACGGCGACCCGCGCGACCATCATGCGGACCGGCCCACGGTGTTCGCGACGCAGTCGACGCACAAGCTGCTGACCGCGCTGTCGCAGGCGTCGTACATCCACGTGCGCGACGGCCGCAGCCCGATCCCGCACGGTCAGTTCAACGAAACGTTCATGATGCATGCGTCGACGTCGCCGAACTACGCGATCATCGCGTCGAACGACGTCGCGGCCGCGATGATGGACGGCCCCGGCGGCGCCGCGCTGACGCGCGAGTCGATCGAGGAGGCGGTCGCGTTCCGGCAGATGATCGCGCGGATGAACGGCGAATTCGGCGCGAAGGGCGACTGGTTCTTCGAGTGCTGGCAGCCCGACACCGTGCTGGAGGCGCGCACGGGCCGCACGCTGCCGTTCCACGATGCGCCGCCCGAACTGCTCGCGAGCGACCCGGCGTGCTGGGTGCTGCGCCCCGGCGCGCAATGGCACGGCTTCGGCAACGTCGAGGACGGCTACTGCATGCTCGATCCGATCAAGGTGTCGATCGTCACGCCGGGCGTCGCGCCGGCCGGCGGGCTGATGCCGGTCGGCATTCCCGCGAGCGTCGTCACCGCGTATCTCGATGCGCGCGGCATCGTCGTCGAGAAGACGACCGATTTCACGATCCTGTTCCTGTTCTCGATCGGCATCACGAAGGGCAAGTGGGGGTCGCTCGTCAGCGCGCTGTGCGATTTCAAGCGCGACTACGACGCGAACCTGCCGCTCGACATGGCGATTCCGTCGCTCGCGAAGGCGCATGGCTCGCGCTATGCGGGCATGGGGCTGAAGGACCTGGCCGACACGATGTTCGCGGCGATGGAGCAGCTCGGCACGACGCGCCTGATGTCGGAGGCGTTCTCGATCCTGCCGAAGCCGGAGATGAGCCCGGTGCGCGCGTACGAGCATCTCGTGCAGGGCCGCATCGAGCAGGTGACGCTCGACGAGCTGGCCGGGCGCACGGTGGCCACCGGCGTCGTGCCGTATCCGCCGGGTATCCCGCTCCTGATGCCGGGCGAGAACGCGGGGCCGGCCGGCGGCCCGGTGCTCGGCTACCTGAAGGCGCTCGAAGCGTACGACCGGCGGTTCCCGGGGTTCGCGCACGACACGCACGGCGTGGAGGTCGAGGACGGCACGTACCGCGTGTATTGCCTGACGGCCTGA
- the potE gene encoding putrescine-ornithine antiporter, translating to MENAARMSDAAPAAAPKNRMNVWQLTILTAVNMMGSGIILLPSKLAQVGTISLLSWIVTAGGSLALAYAFARCGMLSRKPGGMGGYAEYAFGKAGNYMANYTYGLSLVIANVAIGVTAVGYGTVLFDATLSPLQTGLWTIFLLVLTTVANFGGSRITGRIGAVTVWGVIIPVVVVSLIGWFWFSGATWGAAWNPHGMPFGPAVGSSIAVTLWAFLGLESACANSDAVENPERNVPIAVLGGTIASALFYIVSTNVIAGIVPNAILAKSNAPFGIAFATMFTPTVGTIVTGLMVIACIGSLLGWQFTVAQVFKSSADVGYFLPVFARATRTGTPIVGMVILLVAQVALALMTISPELSSQFQKIVDLAVVTNLVPYVMSMAALITIQKVAKVPPGKALVTNVIAMVATAYSFYALFSSGEQALMLGGLCVFLGWTLFGFVSARFYQMEVDAHVKEPGKSLQA from the coding sequence ATGGAAAACGCAGCGCGCATGTCCGACGCGGCCCCGGCGGCCGCGCCGAAAAACCGGATGAACGTCTGGCAGCTCACCATCCTCACGGCGGTCAACATGATGGGCTCCGGCATCATCCTGCTGCCGTCGAAGCTCGCGCAGGTCGGCACGATCTCGCTGCTGTCGTGGATCGTCACGGCCGGCGGCTCGCTCGCGCTGGCCTATGCGTTCGCGCGCTGCGGGATGCTGAGCCGCAAGCCGGGCGGGATGGGCGGCTACGCGGAGTACGCGTTCGGCAAGGCCGGCAACTACATGGCGAACTACACGTACGGGCTGTCGCTCGTGATCGCCAACGTCGCGATCGGCGTCACGGCGGTCGGCTACGGCACCGTGCTGTTCGACGCGACGTTGTCGCCGCTGCAGACCGGCTTGTGGACGATCTTCCTGCTCGTGCTGACGACGGTCGCGAACTTCGGCGGCTCGCGCATCACCGGCCGGATCGGCGCGGTGACGGTGTGGGGCGTGATCATTCCGGTCGTCGTCGTGTCGCTGATCGGCTGGTTCTGGTTCAGCGGCGCGACCTGGGGCGCGGCGTGGAATCCGCACGGCATGCCGTTCGGGCCGGCGGTCGGCAGCTCGATCGCGGTGACGCTGTGGGCGTTCCTCGGGCTCGAATCCGCGTGCGCGAACTCGGACGCCGTGGAGAATCCGGAGCGCAACGTGCCGATCGCCGTGCTCGGCGGCACGATCGCGTCGGCGCTCTTCTACATCGTGTCGACCAACGTGATCGCGGGCATCGTGCCCAACGCGATCCTCGCGAAGTCGAATGCGCCGTTCGGCATCGCGTTCGCGACGATGTTCACGCCGACCGTCGGCACGATCGTCACCGGGCTGATGGTGATTGCGTGCATCGGCTCGCTGCTCGGCTGGCAGTTCACGGTGGCGCAGGTGTTCAAGAGCTCGGCGGACGTCGGCTATTTCCTCCCGGTGTTCGCACGCGCGACGCGCACCGGCACGCCGATCGTCGGCATGGTGATCCTGCTGGTCGCGCAGGTCGCGCTGGCGCTGATGACGATCAGCCCGGAGCTGAGCAGCCAGTTCCAGAAGATCGTCGATCTCGCGGTCGTCACGAACCTCGTGCCTTACGTGATGTCGATGGCCGCGCTGATCACGATCCAGAAGGTCGCGAAGGTGCCGCCGGGCAAGGCGCTGGTGACGAACGTGATCGCGATGGTCGCGACCGCGTACAGTTTCTATGCGCTGTTCAGTTCGGGCGAGCAGGCGCTGATGCTCGGCGGCCTGTGCGTGTTCCTCGGCTGGACGCTGTTCGGCTTCGTCAGCGCGCGCTTCTATCAGATGGAAGTCGATGCGCACGTGAAGGAGCCGGGGAAGTCGCTGCAGGCGTGA
- a CDS encoding LysR family transcriptional regulator: MDLLATMRIYVRVVERGTMSGAARDLDMGQPAVSERIEKLEKHLGTRLLMRSARTLACTEEGRIFYERSKALLEAAELAVASVSKTENALDGSIRLAAPQCFGEVVMPGVLMQIRTAYPKLHIDLVLNDDIVDPVTEGVDVSIRVGQLGDGGFVAYALGSVGRVLVAAPSYLDRHGPLDTKADLANHPFIRVKGVFANEQVPLQCGGSAVEYARIRTVMTTSHWRPMFDTIAAGGGIGVVQYPACADALAQGRLVRLLPHYDIPEFALNVLVHAQRPLPPRVRAVVDLLKKALPPLLMKHDR, from the coding sequence ATGGATTTGTTGGCGACGATGCGCATCTACGTCAGGGTCGTGGAGCGCGGCACGATGTCCGGCGCGGCGCGGGATCTCGACATGGGCCAACCGGCCGTCAGCGAGCGCATCGAGAAACTCGAAAAGCATCTCGGCACGCGGCTGCTGATGCGCAGTGCGCGCACCCTCGCGTGCACGGAGGAAGGCCGCATCTTCTACGAACGCAGCAAGGCGCTGCTCGAAGCGGCCGAACTGGCCGTTGCATCGGTCTCGAAGACGGAGAATGCGCTCGACGGCTCGATCCGGCTCGCGGCGCCGCAATGTTTCGGCGAGGTCGTGATGCCGGGCGTGCTGATGCAGATCCGCACCGCGTATCCGAAGCTGCACATCGACCTGGTGCTGAACGACGATATCGTCGATCCGGTCACGGAGGGCGTCGACGTGTCGATCCGGGTCGGCCAGCTCGGCGACGGCGGGTTCGTCGCCTACGCCCTCGGCTCGGTCGGCCGCGTGCTCGTCGCCGCACCGTCGTATCTCGACCGGCACGGCCCGCTCGACACGAAGGCCGATCTCGCGAACCATCCGTTCATCCGCGTGAAAGGCGTATTCGCGAACGAACAGGTGCCGCTTCAGTGCGGCGGCAGCGCGGTCGAATACGCGCGCATCCGGACGGTCATGACCACCAGCCACTGGCGCCCGATGTTCGACACGATCGCGGCGGGCGGCGGCATCGGCGTGGTTCAGTACCCGGCGTGCGCCGATGCGCTCGCGCAGGGCCGGCTCGTCCGCCTGCTGCCGCACTACGACATCCCCGAATTCGCGCTCAACGTGCTGGTGCACGCGCAGCGGCCGCTGCCGCCGCGCGTGCGCGCCGTCGTCGATCTGCTGAAAAAGGCGCTTCCGCCGTTACTGATGAAGCACGACCGGTAG
- a CDS encoding putative glycolipid-binding domain-containing protein, producing MTQRSEAPRTHCVAWQIVQTWQAAEWCRLDESQTGIALSGAVAGAIDGAPFRIDYAIACGTDWLTRSARVTRWTGTAPPRQWDIACDAGQWTIDGVAAPMLAGATDIDLGFSPSTNTLPIRRLALAVGESAAIRTAWLRFPDVDIVRGEQRYTRTAPHVYRYESGTYAADIAIDDAGLVTDYDEWRRIGATPAP from the coding sequence ATGACGCAACGTAGCGAAGCGCCACGGACGCACTGCGTCGCATGGCAGATCGTGCAGACGTGGCAAGCGGCGGAATGGTGCCGGCTCGACGAGTCGCAAACGGGCATCGCGCTGTCGGGGGCGGTGGCGGGCGCGATCGACGGTGCGCCGTTTCGCATCGATTACGCGATCGCATGCGGGACCGACTGGCTCACGCGCTCGGCGCGCGTGACGCGATGGACCGGTACGGCGCCGCCACGACAATGGGACATTGCCTGCGATGCCGGGCAGTGGACGATCGACGGCGTCGCTGCGCCGATGCTTGCGGGCGCAACCGATATCGATCTCGGCTTCAGTCCGTCGACCAATACGCTGCCGATCCGGCGGCTGGCGCTTGCCGTCGGCGAGTCGGCCGCGATTCGCACCGCGTGGCTGAGGTTTCCGGATGTCGACATCGTGCGCGGCGAGCAGCGCTATACGCGCACCGCGCCGCACGTGTATCGCTACGAGAGCGGCACGTATGCGGCCGATATCGCGATCGACGACGCAGGCCTCGTCACCGACTACGACGAATGGCGACGCATCGGCGCGACGCCTGCGCCGTGA
- a CDS encoding sulfonate ABC transporter substrate-binding protein produces MNDTPHADLETTPANPHRRRWLHGAAAGLAGLALGPLAAAPARADAGGTRLRIGFQKYGNFVVLKARGTLEKRLASQGVTVQWLEFPAGPQLLEGLNAGAIDVGTVGETPPIFAQAGGVDFVYIGNEPPAPQGEAIVVLPDSPIRTVAQLRGKKVAFNKGSNVHYLLVKALEHAGLTYADIQPIYLTPADARAAFVQRSVDAWVIWDPYLAAAERQLGARAIANGDGLVRNTQYYLAARKYAAAHPQVVRALLDEVDAVDRWARDHVPDVAAQLSPLVGLDAPTLEVALKRAGYGVQPITDATVAYQQSIADAFSTLKLIPGKLSVASAR; encoded by the coding sequence ATGAACGACACACCGCACGCAGACCTTGAAACGACCCCGGCGAACCCGCACCGCCGCCGGTGGCTGCACGGCGCGGCCGCCGGGCTGGCCGGACTCGCGCTCGGGCCGCTCGCGGCCGCGCCCGCACGCGCCGACGCCGGCGGCACGCGATTGCGCATCGGCTTCCAGAAATACGGCAACTTCGTCGTGCTCAAGGCGCGCGGCACGCTCGAGAAGCGTCTCGCGAGCCAGGGCGTCACCGTGCAATGGCTCGAATTCCCGGCTGGCCCGCAACTGCTCGAAGGGCTGAACGCCGGCGCGATCGACGTCGGCACGGTGGGCGAAACCCCGCCGATCTTCGCGCAGGCCGGCGGCGTCGATTTCGTCTACATCGGCAACGAGCCGCCCGCGCCGCAGGGCGAGGCGATCGTCGTGCTGCCCGATTCGCCGATCCGCACCGTCGCGCAACTGCGCGGCAAGAAGGTCGCGTTCAACAAGGGCTCGAACGTCCACTATCTGCTCGTGAAGGCGCTCGAGCATGCGGGCCTCACGTATGCCGACATCCAGCCGATCTACCTGACGCCGGCCGACGCGCGCGCCGCTTTCGTGCAGCGCAGCGTCGATGCGTGGGTGATCTGGGATCCGTATCTGGCCGCCGCCGAACGGCAGCTCGGCGCCCGCGCGATCGCGAACGGCGACGGGCTCGTGCGCAACACGCAGTACTACCTCGCGGCGCGCAAGTACGCGGCCGCCCACCCGCAGGTGGTGCGCGCGCTGCTCGACGAAGTCGACGCGGTCGATCGCTGGGCGCGCGATCACGTGCCCGACGTGGCCGCGCAACTGTCGCCGCTCGTCGGCCTCGACGCGCCGACGCTCGAAGTCGCGCTCAAGCGCGCCGGCTACGGCGTGCAGCCGATCACCGATGCGACGGTCGCGTACCAGCAGAGCATCGCCGACGCGTTCAGCACGCTGAAGCTGATCCCGGGCAAGCTGTCGGTGGCGAGCGCGCGTTGA
- a CDS encoding DUF427 domain-containing protein, which produces MSLNPDTPSRPVKSPGPDHPILIEPHSSRVVVKVAGKVVADTRHALVLREASYPAVLYIPREDADMSLLERTDHATYCPYKGDCAYYSIPAGGERATNAVWTYEHPNPAVESIRGHLAFYPDRVDSIEESLLVTA; this is translated from the coding sequence ATGTCGCTCAACCCCGATACGCCGTCTCGTCCCGTGAAGTCGCCGGGCCCCGATCATCCGATCCTGATCGAACCGCACTCGTCGCGCGTGGTCGTGAAAGTCGCCGGCAAGGTCGTCGCCGATACGCGCCATGCACTGGTGCTGCGCGAGGCCAGCTATCCGGCGGTGCTGTACATTCCGCGCGAGGATGCCGACATGTCGCTGCTCGAACGCACCGATCACGCGACCTACTGCCCGTACAAGGGCGATTGCGCGTACTACTCGATTCCGGCCGGCGGCGAACGCGCGACCAATGCGGTGTGGACGTACGAGCATCCGAATCCGGCAGTCGAATCGATTCGCGGGCACCTCGCGTTCTATCCGGACCGCGTCGATTCGATCGAGGAAAGCCTGCTCGTCACCGCCTGA
- a CDS encoding ABC transporter substrate-binding protein produces MKNPFVSSAARRTRGVSHAGAALRCMAASLLLAGAVPHALAAPAGKTLVYCSEGSPAGFDPGQHTTSTDFDASTYTIYNGLVQFKRGTLDLVPSLATSWDVSPDQRTITFHLRRGVKFQTTAWFKPTRPFQADDVVFTFRRMLDPNDPFRQAYPVSFPYFSDLGFDRNIERIEKVDDYTVRFVLKSPDVVFVRNLAMAFASVLSAEYASQLAARHRESDINQFPVGTGPFLLRTYQKDALIRYDANPDYWKPDDVKLARLVFAITPDPAARLQKLVAGECQVSVFPRPADLETVRRDPKLTLFSGTGFNVGFVAYNTQHPPLDRVDVRRALDIAIDKAAIIKTVFNGDATIATNPMPPAQWSYNPRLKDAPRDPAAAKALLAQAGFPNGFDLTLWAMPVQRPYNPNAQLMAQLIQQDWAKIGVRAKIVSYEWGEYNRRAKHDGQHDAILYGWSGDNGDPDNWLGTLLGCDAVHGSNLAKWCNKDFEQLVTAARSNADVAKRTALYEQAQVVFKDQVPFTPIATSIVSLPISRRVHGLTFSPLGGHRFDGVWLD; encoded by the coding sequence ATGAAGAATCCTTTCGTTTCGTCAGCCGCGCGCCGTACGCGCGGCGTATCGCATGCCGGCGCCGCGCTGCGCTGCATGGCCGCGTCGCTGCTGCTGGCCGGCGCCGTGCCGCACGCACTCGCGGCCCCCGCGGGCAAGACACTCGTGTACTGCTCCGAAGGCAGCCCGGCCGGCTTCGATCCCGGTCAGCATACGACGAGCACCGATTTCGATGCGAGCACATACACGATCTACAACGGGCTCGTGCAATTCAAGCGCGGCACGCTCGATCTCGTCCCGTCGCTGGCGACGAGCTGGGACGTGTCGCCCGATCAGCGCACGATCACGTTCCACCTGCGGCGCGGCGTGAAATTTCAGACGACCGCGTGGTTCAAGCCGACTCGGCCGTTCCAGGCCGACGACGTCGTGTTCACGTTCCGCCGGATGCTCGACCCGAACGATCCGTTTCGCCAGGCCTATCCGGTCAGCTTCCCGTATTTCAGCGATCTCGGCTTCGACCGCAACATCGAGCGCATCGAGAAGGTCGACGACTATACGGTGCGCTTCGTGCTGAAGTCGCCCGACGTCGTCTTCGTGCGCAATCTCGCGATGGCGTTCGCGTCGGTGCTGTCGGCCGAATATGCGTCGCAGCTCGCCGCGCGCCATCGCGAGTCGGACATCAACCAGTTCCCGGTCGGCACGGGGCCGTTCCTGCTGCGCACGTACCAGAAGGACGCGCTGATCCGCTACGACGCGAATCCCGACTACTGGAAACCGGACGACGTGAAGCTCGCGCGCCTCGTGTTCGCGATCACGCCCGATCCGGCCGCGCGGTTGCAGAAGCTCGTGGCCGGCGAGTGCCAGGTGTCGGTGTTTCCGCGGCCGGCCGATCTCGAGACGGTGCGGCGCGACCCGAAGCTGACGCTGTTCTCGGGGACGGGCTTCAACGTCGGCTTCGTCGCGTACAACACGCAGCATCCGCCGCTCGATCGCGTCGACGTGCGGCGCGCGCTCGACATCGCGATCGACAAGGCGGCGATCATCAAGACCGTGTTCAACGGCGACGCGACGATCGCGACGAACCCGATGCCGCCCGCGCAATGGTCGTACAACCCGCGCCTGAAGGACGCGCCGCGCGATCCGGCGGCCGCGAAGGCGCTGCTCGCGCAGGCCGGCTTTCCGAACGGCTTTGACCTGACGCTGTGGGCGATGCCCGTGCAGCGCCCGTACAACCCGAATGCCCAGCTGATGGCGCAACTGATCCAGCAGGACTGGGCGAAGATCGGCGTGCGCGCGAAGATCGTCAGCTACGAATGGGGCGAATACAACCGCCGCGCGAAACACGACGGGCAGCACGACGCGATCCTGTACGGCTGGTCGGGCGACAACGGCGACCCCGACAACTGGCTCGGCACGCTGCTCGGCTGCGACGCGGTGCACGGCAGCAATCTCGCGAAGTGGTGCAACAAGGACTTCGAGCAACTCGTGACGGCGGCGCGTTCGAACGCGGATGTCGCGAAGCGCACGGCGCTGTACGAGCAGGCGCAGGTGGTGTTCAAGGACCAGGTGCCGTTCACGCCGATCGCGACGTCGATCGTGTCGCTGCCGATTTCCAGGCGCGTACACGGGCTGACGTTCTCGCCGCTCGGCGGACACCGGTTCGACGGCGTGTGGCTCGATTGA